The sequence CCCCGACAAGTTCGAGGTCAATGCCCTTCACTGACGAGCGGAAACGGCCGAGCAGGGCGCCGTACTCCCATGGTCTTCCGCCGATCGCAATGACCTCCGCCTCTCCTTTCATGCCCACAGGCCGCCGGATTCTCAGGGCGTCGACTCCGGGCTTGTATGTCGCGTCGAGGTCTCCGGGTGCAAACGGCGCGACCACATCGAGCACACCGATGAAATGGCTTGTTCCGAGACTTACCGGCTGACGGCCCGCATGGAAATCGTATGAACCGAGACTCCAGCTCAGATCGAGCCGTTCGAGACGGGTCTGCATGGAGGCTGTGTTTTCTTCGACATGATCGAATGTGGCATCCCAGCGTTCGAGCGGTTTCCCCGAGCCGAATATGCTTCCTCCGCCCCCGGTCAGGCCGAACATGCCGCTGCCCGACGAGAAGAAGTTCATGCGCGTTTCCACTGCGGTTGAAAGAGCGATAGTCCTCCAGTTCGCATCCTCGTACACCCTCAGCGTACTCTGCGAAATACCGAACACATGGTCGGGCATGACAGCTCCACTGGTACCGGCGGGTCTCCTGAAAAGCAGGACATTCTGCCTGAGCGCGGCACCGTACCTTAAATCGGAAGCTTCGGCTCTGTTCGGACCATAACAGCCGAAACCGACGAAGCAAACAATCATCCATAAAATGATGATCAAGCCTTTGTTCATACTCATCGTTATTCTTCCCCTTTATTCTTTCCGCTCATCCGCCTGTACCTTGCCGTCACGCAGCCGGATAACCCGTTTTGCATGCTCCAGTACAAGGGGATCGTGCGTGCTGAAAAGAAATGTCACGTTTTTCTCCTCATTGAGCCTGCGCATCATATCGAGAAGATTATGTGAAGTATCGGTATCGAGGTTCGCCGTCGGTTCGTCGGCAAGCACAATCGCCGGGTCGCCTATCACTGCCCGCGCGACCGCGACACGCTGCTGCTGACCGCCGCTCAACTGAGTCGGGAACCGGTTTTCGAGCCCTTCGAGTCCAAGATTCTCGAAAAGAGGCAGAATACGGTTCTTGTGCTCATGTTCGGGAATCCCCTGAATCTGGAGAACAAACTGGACATTCTCGTACGCGGTCAGCACCGGTATGAGATTGTATGCCTGAAAGATAAAGCCGATCCTGCGAAGCCTGAGCTCGGTGAGATCGTCATCAGTTCTGTTACCGGTCGTTTTACCGTCGATTGCGATCTCGCCTTCGGTAGGACGGTCGAGGCCGCCCGCAAGATTGAGCAGTGTTGTCTTGCCGCTTCCCGATGGCCCGGCCAGCGCGGCAAATTCACCATTTTCCAGAACAATATCGACGCCGTTCACTGCATGAACGACATGCTCCCCTTCCTGAAAATTCTTGACCACATGATTCATACGTATCGCTTCCATCAGAAACCTCGCATGTATTATGAATAATAACAATGAATTATCATCTTTAATCTTTCATTCCGTTCATTATTTCAGCTTGTACCGGGTCAGTATATCCGCATTGCATCGGACGGCCGTATTTTCATCACATGATGAGCCGGATAAAGGGATGCCAGAAGAGCGATGCATATCATCCCTACACCCATGATGAGCATTCCTTTCACATCCCATGTGCTGTACATGATCGGTTCATAGAGCGTGCCGCCGATTCCCTGTTCATCGATCACCGAAGTGAGGTTGATTCCCTTCGTGGCAGTATAGAGCCCCGCTATGCTGCTCAGCACATACCCGGACAGCACACCGACACAGGAAAGGACGAACGCTTCAGACAGAACCATTTTCCGGATGCCCGATTTGCTGACTCCGATCGCGCGGATAACACCGAATTCCCGCGTCCGCTCCATGACACTCATGAGGAGCGTGTTGATGGTTCCGATTCCCACGATAATGTAGATAATGATGACGGTTATCTGGAGACCGGCATGATCCATGTGAATGCTCGATGCCAGCTCCGGCATTGCGTCTTCCCACTGATACGCTTCGGCATTGGGATAACGGGCGGCGATTTCACGGATTCGGGGAAGCATCTGTTTGACCATTTTGTTGCTCCGGAGCATGACCGCTATCTCGTGAGCGCTGTCCTTATACCCGATGATATCGGCGAGTTTTTCACGGTCGATGAATACCGCCCCGGCATCTATTTCACGGATATTGGTGCGGACTAAACCCGAAATCCTCAGCAGGGCGCTCACAATTTCGCCTTTGGGACCCTGCACCATGAACACGCATTTATTGCCGACATTCAATCCCAGTTCATGGGCGAGCCCTTCGCCGATGAGGATACCTCTCGGATCATCTTTTCCGGGTAGTTTTCCCTCGACGATGCGTTTCGGTTCGAGCACCGGATTGATGCCCTTCTCACGGTCGAAATCGATGCCCATGAATCCCGCTGCACGGCTTTCACGGCTCGAACGAATAAGCCCCGGCACCTTGAGGCGGGGAAACACATTCGTGACTTCGGGTTCGCGTTCCAGCTCGGCAACAAGGTTGCTTACCTCGATAACCTGTTCGGTTTTACGGAGCTCGAGGTACTTGTTATGGTAAATCCCGATATGCCCGCTTCCCATCCGAACGCCGTCATCGACCATTTTTGCGTACGATCCTATGGCGAGGTTGTTCCACCAGACGGCTATAAATACGCTGCCCCCTATCGAGACCAGCTCGAGAATGGTTCTCCGCTTGTTTCTCCAGAGATTGCGCCATCCGAGTTTGAACCAGATCATATCATACCTCCCTCAGGACATCGACCGGATGCAGACGCTTCAATCTCCATGCGGGGAAAAGCGCCACTATCATTCCGAGACCTATGATCATCAGCACGGGAACACAGATGTTATTGACCGCAAGGTAACACCGTAGGCGCGGCTGCATTACGGTTCCCCCAAAGGTTATTTCGGAAAAGAACATGCTCAGATCGACCGGATGACCGTACATGTAGAGGCTTATCAGGCTCCCGGCAATACCTCCTGCAATCCCGGCGATGCTGCTTATCAGAAATCCTTCGATAATGATCATGAACGACAGTTTCCTGATTCTGAGCCCCAGCGCGCCCATGATTCCGAATTCCCTGAGCCGCTCGAAGAACATCATGTACATGGTATTCACGGCGACAAGGACAACGGCAAAATAGAAAATAAGGGCAAAGATATACCGCGCCGCATACCAGTAGTCGAGTATCTGCTTCATCTGGGGAAGGAATCCATACCACGATGTCACTTCGACGCCCGGCACTTCGGGACGGAATTCCCGTGCCCACACTTCGGCGGCAATCGGCCGTTTCAGCGAAACCGCCCATTCATGGATCTGCCCGTCGAGAACGAGCATGTCCTGAAGGGTTTTCCGACCCACCACGGCAAGACTGACATCACGGATGGGATCACCGGTGTCGACTATTCCCGACACGTGAAATATATCCGCCGCAATGGAACCGTCCGAACCCTGACCCATTGCCACGATTTCGCCGCCCACTTCGGCTTCGAGACGTTTCGCCAGCCCTATACCGAGAAGAATGTCCTTGGAATCCGTGCCGGAGATGAACGATCCCTCGCGAACATGCGATTCGAGCCGTGTGACCGTGCGCTCCTCATCGGGATTGATGCCAAAGAGCTCGGCAGGCTGCGTGTGGCTTGTTTCGCCTTCGCCGAAACTGAGGAGGGCAAATCCGCGTACACGCCCGGCGACTCCCTTGACACGGGAATCCGCGAGAATCTTACCTCTGAGTCCATCCTCAGGAAGGGTCATGTAAATCTTGTGCTCGTCCTGGTATTTCTCCGCGGTGATTTTGACGTGGCCATGATAGAGTTCTGTGGCGCTCTCGATCATATCCCAGAACATGCCGTCGTAGATACCCAGCATGAGTATAACCATTGTAGTGGCAACGCTGATGGCGGTCATGGTAAGGACTGTCCTCCTCCGGTTCCGCCAGAGATTGCGGTATCCGAGTTTCATGAGCAGCATGTTCAGGGCCTCCTCAGCGAGCGTACGGAAAACAGGTCTTTCGGCAGCTTTATATCGAACTCGATGTTGCTGTAGGTCAGCACGGTCTTTTCGTCGGGCTTGTCGGTCGGCTGGATTTTCATTCTCAACGGCACCCATCGCCCGGAAACCTTTTCCACCTGATCGAACAGCATCGTTCTCACCAGTTTCCCGTCCTCGTCATAATACTTTATGTCGGTCGGAATTTTTTTGTCTATGTCGATACGGTACACAACCTTGTCCCAAACGATCGCGGCATCGGGCTTCGGAGTGCAGATAATCGAAGCGATACCATTCTCCACTTTTTCAGTCGCAAAGGTATAGAGCTCGTCGATCTTGTTTTCCTTTACCAGATCGTCATTCGTGAGATGGCTCCCCATCCAGCTGTCGCCCATGAGGCTCGAAGGGATTTTCATGAGACGGTCGATTTTGGGGAGATAGTTCCACATCTCGTCCCCGATTTTGAGGGTGGCGATCCCTTCGTCCTTTTTCGGCGCGAGTATCCGGGCAAGGAACTTGTCACGGCCTTCGGACCAGCCTTCCATGGTCATTTCCCGTGAATAGGCATCGGTCACCACCTCCATGTGCATGGTCGAATGGGACGTTTCTCCCTGGTACTGCGTTTCCACCTGACGGACGAGCTCCTGGGCATCGAATTTCACCGTGTTTTCGGCGCCGTACGCTATGCCGGTTATCAGGGCAGAGATCGTCACGATAATGCAGATACATACTACAAATCGTTTCATGAGCACAACTCCTCTTTCCGGTGGATATTTTTTTTCTCAGCAATACTTTTATACATATCGAAATAGAAATCTATCAACAGTTTAAGTTCCTCTTCCGTCAACTCGTCGATATGATTCATGATCCATGTATCGAACACATCATGCAGTGCATTCATGATGTCGAACAGGAGCTCGAACGGTATATCATCCCTGACTGCTCCTGTCTCGACGCCGTGTTTTAACATGCCCGTAAAAACTGAATTATGGAGGTTCATGAACTCGATTACCTGGGCGGGCCTGTTCGGAGCATTATAGAGATGAATCATTCCGCGCATGAGTCGCATGATATCGGGTTTTTCTATCACGATCCTCATAAACCTGTCGGCAATTTCTTTCCAGTCGCTCCAGAAGTCATCGCTGAATTTACCCATGACTTTCTCTCCGAACCGTTCTATTATCTCGTCGACTGCCTCCGAAATAACGACCATATAGAGGTCGATCTTGTCCTCAAAATAGTAGTAGAGGGAACCCTTGCTGATACCCGCCTCGCGGATGATCGTATTGAGCGAGGCGCCTTCGTACCCGTTACGGGTAAATTCCTCGCGGGCGGCGTCGAGGATTTTTCTGCGCCGCTCGGGTTCGAGGTTATCAAAACGTTTTGTCGGCATATATATCTCCTTGATAAACATATAACCAATAGTCATACCGGCGATTTATACTTTATGTCAGACCATTGGTCTAACCGCTAATATAACCGGTGGTCTTTTATGTGTCAAGAAAAAAAATTCCGGACACAGAAAGACCACGTCCGGCTGTTTATGATAGCGAAAAGCTTCATCCGAGGCATCTAAGCGGGAGCGTTCTACCTGTAAAAAAGCTGGATGTGAAGTTTATAGGTAAGTGTAGGAAGTGGCTGTGGATAATATAAATGGGATCATAAATAACTGGTATCTTTTTAATGTATTGTATAGTGTTCAGACGCCCCATTCGTGCATATAGCCCTCTATAAAAGATTTACTTGCTTCAGTATTATACCTGTATGGTGCAACTTGCCACCATAATGCTAATAACCATGGTCTTAACGCTAATTGTTCAGGTATGAGATCCTTTTTCGATTTAAGTGCTTCAGCTTTAAGATCAGACCACATATATGTTGATGGATACACCTTGCTTATATCTATCCCTGAATCAAATTTATATGTGCAATATTCCCATGGGTTATCAGGCAAACTACACCGATGTGATATTTTTGTAAAATCAGGCCACAACATTTTACAATGCTGTTTCAAATTTGTTCGTACTAATAAATGAAACAAAGGTTCTAAAGTATATGAAGATCCATTAAAAGATTCTCTACTAATGGTACTAGCTTTATCCAAATTATTTTTAAAACGCAATACTTCATCGAAACTATAATATGGATTCACAAGACAAGAATTACTGTTCGGCTGATTTCTTGCTATTAAAGTAAATACAAGAGATAAAATGTCTTCATCTACTTTAGAGGTAGGATCATGTTTTCTACGCCAAATAAGCCAAGGTACAATGTTTGCAACCGCGCCCTCCCCCCACAAGTACTTATCTTTTTGTCTTTTAAGCAACCATTGTGTTAAAATTTCTCGATTTTGATCGTCTAAATAATGATTTTTCTCATCCATAATTGCAAGACAACTAAGTAAACCTAATAGTATTGTGAGACGCCAACCATAGATTTCGTTATCAGTTAGTCCATCTCCTTCAACAAGGTGTCTGCGATCTTTAACTTCATGCCATAAACCTACAAGGGCATCACCTGCTGCTTTCTCAGCTAATATCAATGTTTCTATCGCAACACCTTTTAGTTCAAAACCATGTTTTTCTCCAGCTGCGATGATGCTTACTGCTAATAATATCCATGCTGAAACGACTGCAAAATGGTTCTCAATTTCTAAAAAACAAGAGGTTACAATCCCTATTAAAAGAGCAGAACTTGTGACAACACGATAAAACTCTGATTTACTAGATATATTGTTAGAGAATGAATTTAGTTTTAAGACTTTTTGTATAAGCGATGAAAGCTTCTTAGTAGGAAGAACATCATTGGGATTTGTAAGATAAAGTTCAAGAAGCAACCGTACATCATCGAGTTCACTTGGCCAAAGTGATGTTCCTAGATCTTGGCACCAACGTATCAAATCACCTCGAGAAATAAGAGAAATATTTGATAAATATCTACCACGATTCAGGTCATCTACGGCTCGTTGAACTTCTTCCTCAAAGAAACCGTTACTCACAAGATATGATTTATGAGAATCACTTGGAAATCCTGGGAAAACTACAGGTTGACTTATTAACTGAATTAACTGTGGCTGTATATCTCTACGAAACTCGCATAATCCCATTCTTCCCCCAGGATTTCCTTTTAGTTGAAATACACAACCAGATCCATCTGGAGCAATTGCATACACATCTTTACCAAACTCAAGGCCAGTATGGCGAGTACTGTGCACAACTCTATAGCCTTGAGCAGTAAGAATCTGCACAAATACTGGTTGATAACTACGTTCACTCGCACTATCCAACCAGTTCTCTATGAGCTTCTCTATCACGCCATTCCATCCTTTTTCGCTCCATTAATTCATTATACCGTTTTTGTATTTCTGGATTAGTTTCAATTTCCTTCATTACAAGTTTAACTTTATCAGAGTGTTGAGGATTAATAATCATTGTTAATTGATGATGTTTTCCTGTTTCATCAAAATTTATCTGGATTTTTTCTAATACAGCAAATAAAGCTTCGACATCAAATGGTTTTCCTTCATAGTTAATGGATTGGCCAGCAGCTTCAATAGAATCATTTAGTGTTCGAAGTAAATTTCCGCTTATTTTATTTGCCAAAGTATCAGCAATAGTGTTCATTTTCGTGATAATATCCTGATGTGTAAGATGTGGAATTTCATCGTAAGGTAAGGAAATCTCACTAGTGGATTCTATAATACTAGAATCTTCAATTGTCCCATCAGCTCTTATCATGCGAAATAGGTTTCCCTCATGTATAATTTTTCTGGGTGTTATTTTGAAAACACCAATTCTTGCATTAACCTGGTTATCAATATACTGGTTAAAAATTTTCCGAAGGTCTTTTTTAAGATTTGGTAAGTCTGGAAGCATATTATCCCACAATGCAGTAGATAAATTGATAATAAAAATCTTTTCATCATAACAAAGAATAATGTATATATTTTCATCTCTGAAATCAATCCATTTCTTTGAGGATTGGTTTTAGTTCATACTTCTCCCAAAATGGGCATATCATTGCCCGCACATACCGGAACGCTTAGAAGAGCGGTGTCATCAGGCTTTTAGATTTTATCAGGATTTACAGGATAGTGGTACAGATTTACAGGATAGGGATCGGCTCATTAACTCGGGCAAGCATGCCTTGCTCGAAAAGGTTTCACACCTTTTCGGCCTAGAATCGCGGGAGTGAATGATTTTTGATCTCGCCGATTCCCACAGGCTTTCCATTTATCGATACCAATCATACCCTACCGGATATTTAGGCGCGATAACGGTTACACATGGAGAGCAAGGTCTTCGAGGGTCACTTTCTTGAATACTTCTTTGCTTCCGAACCTTTTGACTGCGTCCATTATTTCGATTCTCGCAATCTGTCCTTCAGAATCGTAATCCACGGCGATGCCTTCGGCTGCATGCTCAGTGGTAACCGTCGTTTCGATGAAACGGATATATAGAACATCCACCACGGAATCGTATGTTATTCTCATTTATTCCTTACTTTTAACCCAAATAATTCAAAACAATATTTTAACGCAAAGACACAAATATATATAAACGATTATTTATACTATCTTTAGTAATTATTAATCGTTAACATCTGTAAAAAAAGATATATAAAAATAAATCCGCGAAAATCCGCCCAATCCGCGAAAATCCGTGTTCTATTAAAATTTATGAATAGATCGAGTTAAAAAATAGGAACAAGAAGCATCATGCCTTCTCGGTCTCGAATCTTGGAAGCGAATGGTTTTCGATCTCGCCGATTCCCACAGGCTTTCCGCCCTCGACACCCGATTTGTGGGCCATGAGCATCACCGCGACCTTCTGGAGAATCGTCTCACCGTCCTCGGGCGAGATTCCGGTCTCGAATGTCTGCCCGATAACGCGCAGGAACGGGAGCCAGAGATGCTCGTCAACGTTCGCGCCCGATGATCCTTCCCAGAGGACGCCCTGTTCGACAATATCCTTGTCGAGGTGAACCTTGATCCAGTTGCGCCAGGGCTGGCCGAACCAGGTGGAAGCGACGCCGACGACGGGGTTGCGGTCCGCGGCGATTTTTTCATACTCGAGATGGGTCATGACCGGCGGTATGGACAGCGGGTCCTCGTCAGCCGGCCAGGACATGCCGTGTGTCGAGCACTTGATGACCCTGCCGCCGACGAGCATCTGGGCGGTTTCAAGGATATGCGGCATGTAGGAACAGAAATTGGCGGTCGAACCGTCCACATAGTAGTGCTGGATAATCTTGGGATCGATGCGCGACTTGGCGACCTGGAACTCATTCATCCACGGCACACAGGAGCCGGTGATGAGCGGGCATTCGTTTTCCTTTGCGAGGCGGACGATCTCGCGGGCATCCTTCATGTTCCATGCGACGGGACGGTTGATAAAAACCGGTTTGCCCTCCTCGAGGAACGGCCGTGCGAGCGCGAGCGATTCCTGCGGGTCCATGATGAACACCGCATCGACGAGCTTCACCATGTCCTCGGGGTTCTTGACGATGTTTTTGACTCCGAGGGTCTTGGTGAATTTATCCAGACTCATGTAGTTGCCGAGCTCCTTCACACGTGACTGTTTCCATGTGTCGGTGCCTTTCAGGGAGCCGAGGTACATGTCCTCACGTCCCCAGACCGCCACCACATGCATGTTTGTCCGCGGCGGCACGGAGGGCTCGTTGATCGCCCCGGTATACGCCATCGCATGCGAATAGGGACCGAGACCGACCATGCCGACTCTCAGGAGATCGCGCTTGAGGTTGACTCTTTTTCCGGGAGCCGGTTTACGGGCATGAACCTCGCCTGCTGCAAGACCGGCTGTGGCGCCTGCTGCTGCGGCTGTTTTCAGAAATTGACGTCTTTTTATAGTATCCTGTGTTTTCATGATTGTACCCTCTCATTCAGGAATCTCATTCCAGTGTTCTATACGGATGGTGGGCATACGGTAATCTCCGACCTCGTCGATATCGACGGGGTGGCCGCCTTCGTTCGCCGATTTAAATGCTGCTATGACAACCTTGAGTTTCTCCAGAATATCCTCATGGGTTTCAATCGATTTATTGGTAGTGAAAACCTCCTGAAGACTTATAAGAAAATCACGGAATGTAATCTCCATATTCGACCAGTTCGTCGTACCTTCGAGAATGGTATGGTCCTGGTAATATACGCGGTACCATTCCATTTCTCTTTTAAAACCACCGAGATTCAGTATTCCTTGTATGGGCGGTTTATCCCCCCGCGGGGCATATTCGAGATGGATCCGTGAAACGGGAACATCGTGGGGGTCATAACCCTTCGAGCCATCCCAGCCATGGAGGGAAACTTTCTTCACTCCGCCTCCGATGAGACGGTGCAGGGGTTCGAGGCCGTCATTCGCATACGAGGTGAAGAAACCGAGCGAGGTCGAGGCGAAAAAGCTGGCGATATTATCGCGCCTCACCCGTTCATACCTGATCAGGCTTTCCTGCATATCGACGGTAAACGAACCCGAATATACCGCCGATCCGGTGGATTTGGCGAGATTCAGGATACGTTCGCAGGTGGGCACATTCACCGCCACGGGGCTGCACAGGAAGATGGGCATCCCCTTTTTCAGAAACGGCTCGGCAAGCTCGTACGACCGGTCGAAATCCATGATCATCGCGGCGTCAACCTCGTCGACCATGTCATGGAAATCCTTGCAGACATTGGGGATACCATTCATTTTTGCGATTTCCTCCGGAGACTGCTCTTTGCCGGTCCAGAAATCGAGCATCTTTTTGACAAATTCCGGTTTACCCTTGTAATTCCTTGAATAATCATCACCCCAGATATGGGTAACCCGCATGTTGAGAAAATTGTAATCACGGTAAATGTTGTTGATGACCCGGATGTAATGGCCGTAAAACGAGAACGGCCCCGTTCCTACCCACCCGACCCGGATTACTTTCTGTGAAGCCGGAAACTTTTCCGATGGCATAGCACACTCCCGAATGAAATGCTTAATCGTTATTTAATGTAGAACTCCCAATTTTTCCTGTCTGATGAACCGGTACAAATCCATAGAAAACCCGTCGGGCAATTCCTTAAGTACAGATAGGTTTCCTCTGTTCGAAACGAAATTATGATTTACATGACCATGACGCTTAATTAAAATCGCACAGAGTATCTGTTTATATAAATCGTAATCGCCCGATTCGCAAGTGTTCTTTTGATATTTTACAAGCCCGGAAAACTCAGGAAACAGTAGCGATTTCTCCATAATCCCCGGTTATTCCGGAATCTTATCCCAGTATTCGATCCGGACAGTTGGAAGGCGGTAATCACCGATCTCGTCGACATTGACAGGCCGGTTACCCTCGTTGGCCGATTTATATGCCGCGATGACAACCTTCAGCTTCTGCAGAATATCATCGTGCGTTTCGATCGACTTGTTGGTAGTGAATACTTCCTGAAGATTTATCAGAAAATCCCGGAACATGAGCTCACGGCTGTCCGGCCGGTTTGTCATGCCCTCGAACACGGTATGGTCATGATAACAGACTCTGTACCACTCGTATTCGTTCTTGAATCCGCCGAGGGTCAGCACCCCCTGAATCGGCGGCTTGTCCCCCCGGGGCTCGTACTCGATATGGATTCGCGACACAGGGATGCCGGTGGGATCGTATCCCCTCGATCCATTCCAGCCATGGAGCGAGACCGTTCTCGCGCCGCCGCCGATGAGACGATATACCGGTTCGAGTCCGTCGTTCGCATACGATGTGAAAAAGTTATGGGTGGTCGAAGCGAAGAACGAGGCGATCTCATCACGCCTGATCCTCAAATATCGCGACTGGTTCTCGTGCATGTCCACAGTGAACGAACCGGAATACACCGCAGACCCGGTGGCGGCCGCCCGATCGAGAATGCGTCTGCATTCGGGAACATTGACAGCCACCGGACTGCACAGAAAAATGGGCATCCCCTTATCGAGAAACGGCTCGGCGAGCTCATACGACCGGTCGAAATCCATGATCATCGCGGCATCGACCTCATCCGCCATATCGTGAAAATCACTGCATACGTTAGGAATGCCGCACATCTTCGCGATACCCTCGGGGGATTGCTCGTCGCTCTTCCAGAAATCGACCATCTTACGGACATATTCCGGACTTCCACGGTAATTCCGCGCATAATCATCGCCCCAGATATGGGTGACGCGCATGTTCATGAAGTTGTAATCGCGGAAAATGTTGTTGATGACCCGGATATAGTGGCCGTAAAAAGAGAACGGCCCCGTGCCGACCCAGCCGACACGGATGACTTTCTGCGAGGAAGGGATGACTGCTGACGGCATACAATACCCTTTCTATTCGTGCATACGTGTATTATGTTGATTCCCATGAGATGCATTTTTACGTACCAAAAAATAACGATTATCCGGTATATGCAAGCATTCTTTTTTATATATTTTATACTTCACTGCCAAACGTCAGGATTAAAGAATGAAACACTTTGAACATCACAGCGTTCCAATGACTCCTCTCTCCCGCATGGACATCGCCATGCACAAGGGCATACCCGACCGCGTGCCCGTTATGTGCCAGCTTTCGCTCGGTCACTATCTTCTCAATACCGGCATCGCTCCCGCCCGTCTCTGGCACTGCACCGAAGCCTTCGTCGAAGCCCTCGTCACCCTCAGGAACCGGTACCGGTTCGACGGCATCCTTATCAACCTCCCGGGACACCCGGAAAACTGGCAGGAAGAAATGCTTCGGATCGAGTCGAAATCCGACGCCGAGATCGTCCACTGGAAGGATGGCTCTTATACCCTGTGTCCCTCCGACGACAATGTCCAGTGCTTCCGCGTGCATCCGCAGACCGGCGAATACATCCGCGATATAAAGCTCCGTCTGTCAGTGGACGAAGTCGATGTCGACAGGCTCTTTTACGAAAATCCCCACACGAACGGCGGCCTCAAGTATCCTTACCATTTCTACGACATCGCGCGGGGATACCGCGATCCATCGAAACCGGAGGAGTGGTTCCCCGAGTATGAGTTCCGGGCAATCGGGCTGCTCAGGAAAGCGACCGGCGGAACGGTGAGCATCCACGGCGAATTTTTCAGCCCGTTCACTCAGTTCATGGAGCTGCTCGGGTATGAAAATGCGCTCATCGCTCTTTTGACCCATCCGGACAAGAGCAGGGCAATCCTCGACCGCTTTGGCGATGGTTGCGTATATTACGGCCGTGAGCTCGCCCGCCACGGGGTCGATGCAATCCTGTGCAGCTCGGCGTTTGCGGGCGCCGGATTCATTTCGCGGAAGATGTACGGAGAGTTTGTCCTGCCTTACGAAAAGAAGTGCTGGGACGGGATCAAAGCAGAGTTTCCCGATCTGCCCTGTTATACCCACACCTGCGGGGCAATCGGCGACCGTCTCGACCTCATGGAGGCGACGGGACTGGACGGCATCGATACGCTCGATCCGCCTCCGCTCGGTACGGTCGATCTTCAAGAGGCAAAGCGGCTCCTCGGAACAAGGGTCTTTATCAAGGGCAACATCGACTCGGTGAACACCCTGCTCCACAAAGACCTCGAAGCGGCGAA is a genomic window of bacterium containing:
- a CDS encoding Gfo/Idh/MocA family oxidoreductase, coding for MPSAVIPSSQKVIRVGWVGTGPFSFYGHYIRVINNIFRDYNFMNMRVTHIWGDDYARNYRGSPEYVRKMVDFWKSDEQSPEGIAKMCGIPNVCSDFHDMADEVDAAMIMDFDRSYELAEPFLDKGMPIFLCSPVAVNVPECRRILDRAAATGSAVYSGSFTVDMHENQSRYLRIRRDEIASFFASTTHNFFTSYANDGLEPVYRLIGGGARTVSLHGWNGSRGYDPTGIPVSRIHIEYEPRGDKPPIQGVLTLGGFKNEYEWYRVCYHDHTVFEGMTNRPDSRELMFRDFLINLQEVFTTNKSIETHDDILQKLKVVIAAYKSANEGNRPVNVDEIGDYRLPTVRIEYWDKIPE
- a CDS encoding uroporphyrinogen decarboxylase family protein, encoding MKHFEHHSVPMTPLSRMDIAMHKGIPDRVPVMCQLSLGHYLLNTGIAPARLWHCTEAFVEALVTLRNRYRFDGILINLPGHPENWQEEMLRIESKSDAEIVHWKDGSYTLCPSDDNVQCFRVHPQTGEYIRDIKLRLSVDEVDVDRLFYENPHTNGGLKYPYHFYDIARGYRDPSKPEEWFPEYEFRAIGLLRKATGGTVSIHGEFFSPFTQFMELLGYENALIALLTHPDKSRAILDRFGDGCVYYGRELARHGVDAILCSSAFAGAGFISRKMYGEFVLPYEKKCWDGIKAEFPDLPCYTHTCGAIGDRLDLMEATGLDGIDTLDPPPLGTVDLQEAKRLLGTRVFIKGNIDSVNTLLHKDLEAAKDDMKQRIAWGKPGGAYILSTACSVAPRVQPDRLEALVDICEKYGRYEAE